A region of the Candidatus Omnitrophota bacterium genome:
TCGGGAACTCGTCCCTTGCCGGCGCCAGGATGTCGCTTGAGTCTCATGAGGCATTCTTAAGGGCCCATGAGATTTGTAAGAATATCACTTATATCGACTTAAGCTCGGAACCCAATTACATGGACGAATATGTCGCGTCGTTATTCTTTCCGCATACGGACATAGGGAGGTTCCCATCAATACGGTGATCGCTGTCAATGGAAAAGGCGGGACAGGAAAGACTACTATATCCGCGTTATTTATCGACGCGCTTATATCGCAAAAGAAGGGCGCGCTTCTTGCCATAGACGCGGACCCGAATTCATGTCTGGCGGACTCGCTCGGGATAAATAGCCCTCAGACGATAGTAGGTATTTGCGAGGAGGTTTCCAGGAACATGGACAAGATACCTTCCGGCATGACCAAAGACCGTTTTATAGAGATGAAGGTCCAGGAGGCGCTCGTCGAAAATAGGGATTTTGACATGCTCGTGATGGGCCGTCCGGAGGGGCCGGGATGTTATTGTTACGTAAACAGCCTTCTGAGAAATATAATCGACAAAATAAGCTCCAATTATGATTTCGTTGTAATAGATAATGCGGCAGGCATGGAGCATATATCGAGGCGAACTATGAGAGGGATGAGCTCGCTCGTCGTGGTCAGCGACTATTCGATAGCCGGCGTCAGGTCGGCGAAAAAGATATATGACCTGGCAAAGGAACTCGGCATAAAGATCGGGAACGCTTTCCTGGTGATAAATAAGGTCGCGGGACCTATCGAGAATATAGCCGATGAGATCAAGGCGACGGGCCTGGCCGTAGCGGGCACAGTGCCGCATGAACAGGCCCTGATAGATTGGAATATCTCTAACCGGCCGGTGTTCGAATTGGACAGCGCGGCGGTTAAAAATACGATAACGGGAATATTGAGAAAAATAACAGAGGTTAAAAATGCCGATAGAATTACTGAAGGAAAAATATAGCGGCGCGATAAATGTCGTGAGCGTCGGAACGGGACCCAAGGCCATAAAAATCGGGGGAGAGACAAGCCTGCCGTTCCTGTTCGAGGAAGGCGATACTCCGAATGCGCCTGTGATAGCTTTTGAGATACTCGATTGCGAGCCATCAGACTGGCCCGACCAGCTTAAAGAGCCGTTCGGCGATTCCGTGAAGGATCCGGCGGCGTGGGCCAAAAAGTGCGTTGAAGATTTTGGGGCAAGGGCCTTATGCGTCAGGCTGCAGAGCGTCCATCCGGATTGCGGAAATGTTTCTCCGGACAAGGCCGTTTCTGTGCTGAAATCGATAGCGTCCGCTGTAAAAGTGCCGCTCATCGTGGTCGGCTGCGGGGACGATGAGTTGGACAACGACCTCCTGCCTAAGGCTAGCCAGGCTATGAAAGGCGAAAATGTT
Encoded here:
- a CDS encoding AAA family ATPase; protein product: MIAVNGKGGTGKTTISALFIDALISQKKGALLAIDADPNSCLADSLGINSPQTIVGICEEVSRNMDKIPSGMTKDRFIEMKVQEALVENRDFDMLVMGRPEGPGCYCYVNSLLRNIIDKISSNYDFVVIDNAAGMEHISRRTMRGMSSLVVVSDYSIAGVRSAKKIYDLAKELGIKIGNAFLVINKVAGPIENIADEIKATGLAVAGTVPHEQALIDWNISNRPVFELDSAAVKNTITGILRKITEVKNADRITEGKI
- a CDS encoding acetyl-CoA decarbonylase/synthase complex subunit delta encodes the protein MPIELLKEKYSGAINVVSVGTGPKAIKIGGETSLPFLFEEGDTPNAPVIAFEILDCEPSDWPDQLKEPFGDSVKDPAAWAKKCVEDFGARALCVRLQSVHPDCGNVSPDKAVSVLKSIASAVKVPLIVVGCGDDELDNDLLPKASQAMKGENVLLGAATQNNYKTLAATTLADGHSIIAESPIDINIAKQVNILISDMGLDPSKIVMHPTTTSLGYGMEYVYSIMERARLAAFIGDKMLSMPFILFVGQETWRIKEAKESGLRQGVNWEAATAVSMIQAGADLIVLRHPEAAKAVGKYIDVLMKK